The Capricornis sumatraensis isolate serow.1 chromosome 20, serow.2, whole genome shotgun sequence genome contains the following window.
aatggaaagaaagagggcaggcacttccctggtggtccaggggctaagactccggGATCCCACTGCAGGGCGTGCCGGCTGgattcccggtcagggaactgagaaccCGCCGGCTATGCCGTGCAAAGGacgagagagggagagagagagatgaagagagaggagagagccgTGGGAAGACAAAGCCCAGAGAGATGACGGGGGAAGAGAGAAAGCGAGAAGGACAAAGGTGGAGTCGGGGACGGGATGAGGAGAAATAGTGGGGGCGCGGGTCCGAGATGCGAAGAGACGGAGAAAGGCGGAGGGAGAGAGACGGGCGccgcagggagagaggagagagctggAGAGAGGGGCAGCGCCGAGAGGATGGGACgcggggaggcaggaaggagcgCGGCCCCTCTCACCTGGCATCGCCGGcggccgccccgccccggcccgacCGCGATTTAAGGGGCGCCCCGGGGGGCGGGGCCGCACCCCCCACGGCCTTATCTGGCCAGACCTGGGTTCAGAGAGCTAAATCGGGCCTCAGCTGTCGGCACCCggctctggggggggggggggcgcgggacAGCTGTCACCTCCCCCTGCACctgccgccccctccccctcctgcagcccctcaGGCACTGAGACTCCCGGTGGGTCTGCCTGGGCCGCCCCTAACGGGCCATCGGGGATCCCTAGGCGCACCCCACCACCACTTGAAGCTCTGGGACCAGCGTGGCTGGGCATCCTGGGACAAGGAACAGGCTTGTGAGAAGCGCGGGAGGGCGGTGAGGGGGGGCTGCAGGGTCAGCAGGTGGGGGCCAGAGGGGCTGTGTGGAGTGGCCCTGCATCCACCCTAAGGGGCAAACAGTAGGCGCTCAATACGTGCACCGGCCCAGCCTGCTGGTGCTCTAGCCTGTGCAGAGCAGGAGGGGTTAGTACTTGAGGTGGGGCTGGGAGTAGGAGGAGGGTGGCTACCCGGACCCCCATTCCCCTACTCATCCCCACCCCCCAGGGTCCCACCCCCCTGCCCTGAAGGCTCCCGCTCCTCAGACCATATTAGGCCACAGCGGAGAAGGCACCTGGGAAGATCACTCAGGCCCAGGAATAGAAACACTCAGGGAGCCCCGCCAGGCTGTCTGGGACCTGACGGGACAGGCGACAGGCacggtgtgggggtggggattgGGTCACAGAGGGCccagggagacagacagacagaggctGAGAGAGAAACACCCGGAAAGAGAGCCCAAGACAGGGGCACCAAGCAGGGGCCAGATCAGAGACTGGGGGGGTAGTGTGGGGGCGCGGGGGGCACCCCCAGAGTTGGGGTGTCCTTGGAGCCCGGCAGTTTTCCTGCACGTGCTGCTTGGCCGTGTTTCATATTTATATGTTTGGCCGCTCCAGGTCTCACCTGTGgtatatgaactcttagttgctaCATGTGGGATACAGTTCCCAACTGGggagaccagggattaaaccttgacccccccccccccactcctcCACCCCACTACATACCCCCACTggcattgggagcctggagtcagccactggaccaccagggaggttccttGTGCagcttgacttttcacttttaccaGTTGCCCTTTGATCTCTGAAGCTTTGGGAGCCAGAATCCTCCAAGCCCGAGTCTCCCCATCACCATGGGCCATTGCATCCTGCCAGCATCTGCTCCCCGCATTCCTCCttgtgtccccccacccccttggATGAATCTACTGTGTGGGTGGAGCACAGCCTGAGGCAGAGGCGGGGAGACACCCTGAGTTggggccctgcctgcctctccctgcCCACAGCCTCCCTGTGCCTCTGGGTCCCTCATTTCTGCTTGGCACCTAGTGAGGTGCCCCACATTTGCCTCCTTCTTGTGCTTATGCTCACGCCTCCTGGGTCAGGCCCATGACCCCTAGAGCCGTCTCCTGAGCCCCTGGCCCTGGTCCTCTTCAGGCATCACCCAGCCCGTCATAGCCCTTGCATCCCATCGAGGGCAGTGGGCCCCCCGCAGCTGCTCTACCCCAGGGCCCCTCAGGGCCAGACCCCGGggtccctccttccctgcccGCTCCCTCACCCCCGCAGCGTGCCCTGACCCTCTTGTCAGTTCTGTTCTGCCCTCAGGGTCCTGGCTCAGCCTCATCTCCTCCCACGGGGACCCTCAGcctcctcctgggcctccagCCTGCCCCCATGTGGCCCCAGAGAGGTCTTTCTgtatccaggactgatctgccCAACCCCTGCTCACAGCCTCGCCCTGGGTCAGGTCCAACTGCTCTTGGAGGCTCTGTGAGCAGTGGGCCTGCCAGGATCTACTTTTATCTCTAATCACCTCCTCAGATAGATACAGGAGAAATCTCCTCCCTTAACATTCCAGGTCTCCTTGGGGGCTGTTTCTAATTCTGGAATGGCCCTTTCCCACTGGCTCCCTGGAGAGGCACCTCCCGCCACCACGCCCCCCGGCCTCCTAGAGCCTGCCTTGCCCAAGACCCCTCAGCGCAATCcgttaagaatctgcccgcaatgagggagacccaggttcaatccctgggctggggagatcccctggcggaggatccggcaacccagtctagtgttcttgcctggagaattctagggacggaggagcccggcggtctgcagtccatgggacatgactaacactttcattttcacacttcCAGCTCCTAGAGGCTGCCTGTTTCCTGGCTCGTGACCCCCTCTTGTCTTCAgacacccccagccccccaccccgagcctcccatatagcatctccaTCACCCGTCTCTCTCTGATTCTCCTCTCGTGtctctcttccatttttttctttttaaattttttggctgcgctgcacCGTGTGCGGAATCTTAGTTGCCCAACTAGGTACTGAACCTCCTCcaaccctgcagtggaagcgcagagtctaaCCGCGCTTCACCACCACGAGGGGAGCCCCACTGCCTCCTTCACCTTTAAGGACGCTCGGGATTATACTGGGCTGACCCAGACCACGCAGGACAATTTCCCGCCTTTGAGGTCAGCGGATTAGCCAGACTCACAGGTTCCTGGATAAGGTCTTTTGGGGCCACGACTGACAGTTGGCGGACAAGCTGGGCGTTGAGAAGTCAACCCTCGCCTTCTCCGTGGGGCTCATCTCCCAGTACACTCTGGCCTGCACCGATTAGTTTGTGCCTAGTCTCCCGCTTGCACCTTCAGGGGGCAAGGATTTGCATTGCTTTTCCCCTGCGcgtccccgccccacccccatgaGAAACCTGAGGCCCTGAGAGGTGAGTGCGTCGCAGGAGCCTAACCCGCTTAGGTCTCTCTGATAAACTGAAGGAGAGGGGTCCCCAGTGAGACACGGGCCAGACTGGGAGCAAATTACCGAGTTTATTGAGGCAGCAGCGGCAGGAGgccgggcagggggcggggcgtacgggcagggggcggggcctccGCTGGGTCCACGAGGTGTCCTGCCCCGGCCCCAGTGCTTGCTCGGAAGGCTAATGTGGTTGTGGGAGCCGCTCCAGACGGGCAGCCGTGGGCCCCTCCTCTTGGGGTCAGTCTGCCTGCAGCCAGGAGCCCTGCTCCTCCACCTCCTTGGTTACTACCAGCAACACCTCGCACAAGCCCTGAGCCAGTGCGGCTGCCAGGAAGGCCCTGCGCGCAGACATGGGGAGTCTGAGGCCTGGCGGAggttgggtggggaggggggaacagGCCGCCTCCCCGTGGCCCCCGGCCCTGGAgccgctccccccacccctcacctgaCGCCATCCTCGTCGCCCAGCACCTCAGGCGCCCGCAGCTTGGAGTCCAGGTTGTAGTAGACGCCGTCCACCTGGCGCAGGGCCACCCAATGCCGCCGGCGCAGGGGTAGGGACAGCAGCCCCAGCGAGACCGGCGAGGGCAGGTTCAGGATCAGTCCCAGCACCTTGGGCAGCGCCAGCTGGGACAGGGGCCTGCGGGCGAGGCGGGGACGCTGCTGTCAGAGCCCCGACCCTGGGCTGGTGCCCTCTGTATGTGGGGCCCGGGCTGGTAGCGGTGGTGGGAGCCCCAGCCCACCAAAGGACTCACCTCCATCAGCCCACCCTTTGCTTCCTTCCACTTACCTGCTGCCCACCCACCCCGACCTCCTAGTCAGCCACCCACCCAACAAGTCACCCTTCACCCTCATCTGCCTGACCATTCGTTACCCACGCGTCATGCACCCACCCAGCCAAGCCCCAAGCACCACCTGCCCAGCAACTCTTCCAGCCACTCTCTCCCCATCCACTCCTGACACATCTACCGCGGAttctatccatcatccatccattatGCACCACCCACCCATCCAAGCCTCCTAGCCATAGAACAGTCACCCACCATCCACGTTCTTCCTTGACCCACTCATCCACCCACTGATGCAATCAACccgcagccagccagccagcagcCCAACATCTCCTCCACCACCCACGCAACTCTTCATCCGCTCTTTCCATTCGTCCATCCAACCGACCATCTTGGATGTTTGGTATCCACTGCCTAtcaactgagggcttcccaggtggctcaggggtaaagaatccgcctgccaatgcaggggacacaagagatacgggttcaatccctgggttggcctggagcaggaaatggcgacccactccattactcttgcctggaacattccatgaacagaggagcctggcgggctacagtccatggggtcgcagagttggacatggctgagtgactgagcacgtcaCATATATCAATGATCCATCCTTTATCTATCTATCATTCACTCAACCACCCATCCATTCATATATCCCATCACCCATCCTACCCATTCACCATCCACTTACCCATCAATCTGCCAATCATCCATCCATCAGCTCACACCCTGACCATCCCTCTACCACCTCCCGAGCCCTCAGTGGGCCAGCCACCCATTATCCATCGCTGCAAACCCTCCACCCAtctgccccttccttcctccttcccatccACCCGTCCCCTCCCTCTGCTTCGTCCCCCACCGGCCACCGTCCCACCGCACCCACCGCGCCCAGCTCAGCATGCCTGACGCAGCATTATGGCCCGCACCTCCTTCGGTCCCACCACACGGCAGCCAGGCCCTGCCCCTGCAGGGCAGCCATGATCACGTTGACGTCATAGTTGCCGGTGCCCAGGAGGCTGCGATGGGGGTTCAGCCGGGAGTCTGGGGCCAACCTGAGTGGGAGGTGGTCAGGGCCTCCTGAGTTGGGGGTTCCTGAGAAGGCATCCCCCTCCCTCACAGAGCCAAAGCGTCCCAGGGTCCGTGAGTCATCCAGCCATGGATTCTTCCCTCTCTTCAACCCTTTGCCGACTCATCACCCCCAGCCATGTTCCTCCTGTCCCCCACCCACAGCTCTGCTCAGgccttgccctcctcctcctggacCCTCACCAGCTTCCAATCTCACCCCTCCTGGGGGCTCCTTCTACACCCAGCACTGCCCCTGCCCCAGCCGTCCCTGGCACCCCCATTACCCCAGGAAAGAACCCCAGCCCCCAGCTGTCCCTGGCAGGATCTGGGCCCTGCTGGCTTCCTGGATCCATGCCCACCCCATTCCTTGCAGCCACCTGACCCAGCGCATCTCCTGTGCTCCTGACCCCGCCTTCTCTCCAGCTGTCCCCCAGCCCACTTGTCTCTGGGCCTCGCCTCCTTGAGACAAAGGCAACTTTGTTCTGTCTCCGGGCCTTTGGGGGgcaaggcagggggaggggcgggagagGGGGAAAGTTGTGTATTCTTCCTCTGTGTATCTGTTTCCCTGGCTTCCCTTAGGGCAGGGGCTCACAGTGGACTCATCTCAGAGTCTCCAGCAAGGCCGAGCCATGAAAGAGTTGATTGATTCCTGTTCTGAATGATGGGAGGGGGTGAATACATTCTAAAATAATCAGTCTGAGGGCCTGGGACTGGCCTGAGGATGGCAGGGGTGGAGGCATGGGAGGGCTGTGAGCAAGAGATGGGGAGAAAGGGTCATCTGGGGGCATAGGATCACATGGGGGACTGACTGGAGGCTGAGGGGAGGGTCCAGAAGGCAGTGGGGCCAGAGAGGAGCAGCTCAGGCAGAGAGATAACAAAGAAGTGATGTTTGAAATCCTGAATAGTGAGGCGGCACACTCCAGGCTGCCAAGAAGAGAGAGCCGTGCCAGGCAGAAAgaacagcctgtgcaaaggcccagaggcacCATGTGGGGCTCATTCAGAGACTAGAGGGAATTTGTCTGGAAGCAAGCAGTGAGATACGAAGCTGCAGAGACGGGTGGGGCCACGGCACACAGGGTTTTGGTTATCAGGCTGGGCACAGAGCCCGGGGCTTCTGCCAGGGGTGCTGGGGGAGccctgggagtgggggagggcaggTGCAGTGCGGGAGCCCTGTGTAGCTGGGACTGAAGGAGATAAACCAGAAGCTGGGAGGCGGGAAGAGAGTGAGGCTGAGGGCCTAGGTAAAAGGCTGAGGTCAGCGGGGTGAGTAGATGCCTGGGTAACATCTCGGTTTCTGAGTCCCGGAGTCCAGCAGGGCAGGGGATGGGGCAGCAGAAAGCCGCAGGGCTCTGCCCCGGGCCTTGCTTTGCTCCGAGACCCAGGTGGGTGTCCCCGCCTCCGTGAGCCCTGCTTCTCCAGGGGTTGGGGTGAGTGATGGTCACCTCTTGCAGATCTCATCGGCAGCCTCCTGGCTGAAGAGCTGCTGCTGCAGGACGTTGTTGAGGGCATGCACGGCACAGAGCTCCAGGCGCTGCCGTTCGTGGTACACGGAGGGCGGGCTTGGCTGAGCTCCTGGGGCCTGGGACATGCCGTCCTCGGCTCCTGCTTGGAGGGGTAGGGGGAGAAGGTGCTTAGGAGTCTGGGGTCTGGAAGCCGAACCTGCCAGCAGGCCCTCGGGGGCACCGTCATTGAGTGGGGGCTCGGGCAGCCTGAGGGGCCCCTGACTCTGGCGATCTCCTGGCAACAGAGTACCTCCATTCCCTATTTCTAGGAAAAAAGCTCTCTCTTCTCTCGCTTAGCAACAGAGGACCActccccccgccccggcccccgccACATCCCTAAGTGAATGGGTCCCTGTGGTGGTCACCTAGCAACAGAGAACtcccctcccctgtccctaggtAACAGGCCTCCTCTCTGGTTACTTAGCAACAGAGGAGCCTCCTCGTCCCCCTCCTCGCCCCCTACTAGGTAACCAGGCTCTCCTCTGGTTACTTAGCAATAGAAGAAGCCTCCTCCCCGTCTCTAGGTAACAGGGTCTCTTCTGGTTGCCTAGCAACAGAAGGCTCCCCCCTGTCACCAACCAACAGAGTTCTCTCCTCCTGTCACCTGGCAACAGGGCCCTCTCCCCGGACACCGAGTAACAGAGCTGTCTCCCCGACCTGTACCCCAACCATGGCGCTCGCCCGCTCCGCTGCCTGGAAATGCCCCTCACCCCGCCTGCCTCTCTGTTCCCCCAAACCGGGGGCTCCCGCATCCCCCCGGGCGGCGGCTCCGGGCTCCGAGAGCGCAGGACGGGCGGCACCGCGCTGACTGGGCAGGTGGGACGGACTACAGCTCCCGGCGGCCCCCGCGAGCCGGACTACGATTCCCGGCGACTCCGGCGAGAACGAGAGCTCCTCACGGAACGTCCGGGTAGTGTGGCCCGGAAGTCCGCTGTCGCCCCGAGAACCCGGGACTACAACTTCCGTCGGCCCTTCGACGAGTCCCGGAAATGTGCCCTAAATCGGTCCTCTCCTTCTCAGTTCCACGCCTCCTGCTGCTCGGAAGCTTCTGGGAAACGTAGTGAGGAGGCTCTCGCGATAGCTTCGAGGGGTGTTACTTCCCTGTACGTCCGTTCCCTGGGCGTTCCCTGGGCTGGCGTCATGCCTAGCGTGACGACGCAGCGTGACGTCACGGAAGGGAAAGTGATCAGACACCAGACCACGCAGGGAGAAGAGCGTCCAATGTTTACTGAGACCAGAGGGATGTATGGGGACACTGAGGCCAGGGCAGCAGTGGGTCGGTGGTGGTGGGAGGTAAATAATGAGATGAGGAAGTCCTCTTGGGAAGGGGGAGGCTTCTCAGCAGAGATGGATCCCCGGCTTGGAGGGGAGCTGGCAGCACCCTGTGGGGGAGATACGGGGAATGAAAGGCTAAGACAGAGAGAGATGAGGAGAGACAGACACCTGGAAGAAGGAACAGACCACCGTGGGGACGGAGAAAGACTTAGAGGGAGGGACTGAGACTCAGAAGGgaacagagacccagagagggggGCCAAAACCTAGAGGAAGAGGGATAGACACCTGGCGGGTGGAGAGACTCACGGATGTGCTAGAGTCCCCAAGAGACAGGGACacagaggctgggagaggagacttggagaaagagagagagagagggatctATAAAGACAACGTCGTGGAGAAGAAGGTTAAGGAGACTCAGAAATAAAGATCAGTCGACAGAGATGGAATCAGAACTGCAGACTCAGAAAGCCTGAGACTCAAGCTCCGCCTGGGGCTTGCGGAGAGGGGCTGCTAGTGCCCAGGAGGAGCCTGGCCGTACCCACGAGGCTGCGCCAGAAGGTGGTGACGGTGGCAGAGCCGGTGACAGCGCCTGGCTCTGCGGGGTTCTCTCTGTGCGTGTGCACAGCGAAGGTTCGGCCTGTGGGGCCCGGGGGTCCGCTCAGCTCCACATCCACCACGTGCACGTTCTTGAGGCTAGAGCAAGCAGGGTGGTCAGTCTAGATGGCCTGACCCCAGCCCAGACCCCTACTCAGCTCCGCTCACCTGAAATCAGCCACAAGCACCCCGATCACACGGTCGAAGCCCAGGCTGGGGGCGGCCAGGGCAGCGGCCGCCATGGTGTTGGAGTTTCGGGGGGCGTGGGGGCAGAGCCCGCGAACAGGGCCTTCATAGAGCACAGCGCGAGGCCCCGTGCTGCGCATCGTAGCCAGGGGTCCCTCGAGCCGGAAGCCATCGGGGTGTGTGGCCATGGTGACACGGAGGCTCTGAAAGTGAGAGCTGGGGTCAGGGAGCCTGAGTGTGCCTGTTGGCCGCCTCTCATTCCCGGGGAGTGCAGCGGGCCCTCACCTGGAGGCCCCCGGCTTCGTCCAACCTGGTGATGTCCTCCGCGCCCCACAGGGCCCCCCGGGCCACGAACACAGCGTGGCCCCAGCGATGTGAGGCTTCCAGGAGCTGCCGCTCTGTGGCCTGGTCAGCCAGGGCTGAGGGGGACCCCACCTGGGGCAGATGAATCGGGGAGCTGAAGTCAGGAGACGGATCCCACTTTAGGGTGGGGTGGTGTCAAGGCGGAAGAGGCGGGGCTCACCAGGAGATTGGCGTAGCGCAGGATTTCTGCCCCGGATTCCTGGATTATTTTGGGATGGGCCACTTCCACCACAACGTCAGGGTGCCTGGGAGACGGGACAGAGGCGGGGAAGGCCTGAAGTGGTATTGGATCTCCCCCTGCTCCCAAGGTTCCCTGAGTCTGTGGAGGCCTGTCATGTTTCACTCTGGCCTGGGAGGGAAAAGAGGATGGAGGCTTGTCCTGTTTCACGTTTGGGTGAGCAAGGACCAGAGAGGGTAAGGGCCTTGCCTGAGAGCACACAGCACCTAAAGGAGGCCAGAATAAGAGTTTCAGAGAGTCCTGCTCTCTCATGGCGAGGTCACTGACCTCTCCCCGAGAGCAGCAAGGTTCTGGAGCTGGAGGGAAGGGGGTACGCTCCCCGCCATGCGTCCTGCGTCACGGTTCCAGACAAAAACAAGTTCTAGGCCCAGTTCTGGTCCCTGAGTCAGCAAGTGGGAGACCAAGGACTGTCCTGGGGAGAAGCAAAGAGACTGAGAGAGGGGGCACATGTACCCAGAGAGAGGGGAACAGGGACTCAGAGAGgggacagagacccagagagagggGGACAAGGACCCAGAGAGGAGGACAAGGACCCCGGAGGGGACACCAAAACAGGTGGGGGGCAGAGAATCAGGAGTCGGAGGACAGAGACCCTGAGGGGCCGGAGCCCCCCCAGTGGGGAGTGGAACATGCTTAGGCAGAATCAGCCAGGCCACAGATCAAGACGGAGATGAAAGGAATGTTGGTGGAGGACACAGGCTTTTGAGGCTCCAGAAAGGGCCCTGGGGGAGAGGCCCCAGACAGTCAAGGACTCACCGAGGCGGCCGTAGCCCACTATCCCCACCTTCCTTGGGACCCTGTCGAGGGCCATGCCCTTGAATTCAGTGGTCTGCATCTGAGCTCTGCTGCCTGCTGCCCGTCTCACGCCACACACGAGGTTTGGGCAGTGGCTGATCTTTGGACTCTGACCCTCAGTCCTCTCCCGAACCTTCCCCCTTCCCTGCGGTGGCCCAGAggcgggggtgagggggtgcTGCGTGGGGGCAGAAGGAGGATCCTGGGGATGGTGGGCAAGATGGTTTGGGGTTCTAGGACCCTGCGTTGTGcggcccctgccccaccccctctgCCATCTAGCCTCTTCTTTCTCTGCATCACATCCTCCTGTCTTCCTGCTGATGTGGAAAATTTCCTCTGCAGTCCCCCGCCCTCCTTTCTGGCCGGCCAGGTTGTCATGGAAACTGCATCCTGCTTGGGTTGGGGGTAGAGAGGGTTGGGAGCAGGGGAGAGGAGATGGTGACGCTGGACTCTGGGCTCTGTTGGTCCCCTTGCTTCTGCATTTCCAGTCCCCATCcttgccccaccccagccaccacCAGTGCCTTGGCACCCAGGTTTCTTGTCAATGTTCCTCCTCAGCATTTTCCTCCCTTGGTTCTGTGTCTCCAtctcatgtctctctctctcccatcacTGTCTCTCCACCTTTTCCTGGCTCTCCATTCCTCCAGCTCCCACTCCTGCCTCCTCTGGGCTGGCTACCATTCTGTCCCCAGCTAGGCTAGGCCCTCATCTCCTGCAAAGTCcgagggaggcctggcctgttcATGCCCGTCTCCCCACAAGGCAGCAGGAGCTGGAGTTGTGTTCATCTTAGCCTCAGCGACCACCCCCCAACGCCCCCCAGCTCCCATGGAAGGGGTCCATTCCCGCAGCCGCTGTCCAAACCTGCCTCCCGCCAGTCTGCTCATCCTTCTGGTCACCTTGACTTCTCACCTTTtatcctccctgcccccagccacgATGCCAGCTTATATCCTCACTCCCATGCCCGCCCCTCTCTTGCCACCTCCCATGGCCAAGGAGGAACTTGTGAGGCCTGGGGAGGCCCCAAGTGACCCCCCACCATGAGGCCCCGCCACTGCGCCTCGAGGGTGCCTGGCATCAGAACTGGCGGAGGCTGCGGCACTCTCGGCTCCCTGCCCCCAACCACCACCTGGTACCCGCTGCAGGGTTGCCATAGCAACCAGGATCGCCCGAAAGaagatgagagaaaaagagaacctGAAAGGGGGAGCGAGGGAGCCAGGCATCGCTCGAGAGGAGAGAACCCAGCAGACAGGCCAGACAAATAGGGCCGGGGACCCCAGACATGTTGCAGCAGAGGCAGCTGCCACGGGTGATAAGGGAAGAATTTGTTCTAAGAGCTCCAGGTGGGGGAGAGATAAGATTCTGTGGCTCAGAAACAGGCAGGGAGGAGGCGGAGGGCCAGGAGCATGGACCCAGTCCAGGCCCTCTGGGAGCACACTGGGcctgggtggggtcctggggACTTCCAGCCCTCCTCACACCTCACTTGCAGTTGTGGATGCCACGGGGCCCAGCTGTCCTGTGCATGCACCAGGCCTGCCCTGTTTGCGGACCAGGGTGGGCGCAGGGGAGAAAGGCGGGAGACCCGAGCCGCTGCTGGGGCCGAGCCCCGGGTGTGAGCAGCAATGTCTGCCCGGAGCAGTGCCTCATCCTGCTTCCACTGGCCTCTGCTCGTCTTCACAGCATGCAAAAGCTGCCCTGGGGGACCCTCTGGAGGTTGAAACGCTGGCACCTTggcctcctccagccccaccagCATCTGCCCGCTGGCCTGGCCAACCTCTGTCGTTTGCTCCCACTGGCTGGCTCTTGTCTCTTTGAGGACTCTGTGTGCGACCCCTGCCCTCCTGAGCTACAGCGTGCATCCGAgcctgctaaatcacttcagtcgtgtctgactcttcatgaccccatgcactctagccggccaggctcctctgtccatgggcttctccagacaagaatactggagtgggttgccatgccctcctccaggggatcttcctcaaccagggatccaacccacgtctctcgcatctcctgcactggcaggaggattctttaccactagtgccacctgggaagctacagCATAGCCCCCCGCCTACTCCCCTGGCTCGGACTCTGCCTCGTGCCTCTGAGTTAACCAGGCAGAAGTGCAGTCCCCTAATGCCCAGCAGGCCCCAGCTGCAGTTTGAGCATGCTTCatgcccctccttccctcccctgccgGCTTTCTCCGGAGGCAGTGTCTCCAATGGGTTTGCAGTGGAGACGGACCCTCTCAGGTTTGGCTCTGTGATGAGCTAAAGTGTGTCCTCGCCTCCAGAAGCTGTGAATATGACCTTAGTAGGAAATAGGATCTTTGCAGATGATCGAGATCATGCTGGAGTCGGTGGTCCCCAATCCAATGTGGCTGCTGTCTTCATAAAGAGGGGTTCCcaactggctcagtggtaaagaacctgcctgccaagcaggagatgccggttccatccctgagtcaggaagatccccaggaggagcgcgtggcaactcaccccagtattcttgcctgggaattcccacggacagaggagcctggagggctacagtccatggggtcacgagttggacatgacatagggactaaacaacaagcaCCCCATAGAAGGCAGGGAGTTGAGCACAGATGCAGAGGAAAGGTGAcgtggagaaatgggaagaacGGCCTGTGGAGACTGGGGTGACACTGCCACCAGTCAAGGAGCATCTGGGGCCACCAGAAGCCAGAAGGGGCGGAGAAGGACCCTTCCCTACGAGGGAGCACGGCTCTGCCCCtaccttgactttggactccgaACTGAGACACTAAATTGCTGTGGCTGTGGTACCTTGAAAGGGCAGCCCCAAGAAACAACACCCCTGGATTCCTGTTGTGAggtgggaggtgaggggagaGGACCCCAGAACATGCCTCCTAAGAGGGGCAAAGAGATTAAGCACGATGCCAGGTGCGCTGGGCGGCCCAGCCCTTCTCTGGGGCCGCAGGGGTGAAAGGGCAAGGG
Protein-coding sequences here:
- the JOSD2 gene encoding josephin-2, with translation MSQAPGAQPSPPSVYHERQRLELCAVHALNNVLQQQLFSQEAADEICKRLAPDSRLNPHRSLLGTGNYDVNVIMAALQGQGLAAVWWDRRRPLSQLALPKVLGLILNLPSPVSLGLLSLPLRRRHWVALRQVDGVYYNLDSKLRAPEVLGDEDGVRAFLAAALAQGLCEVLLVVTKEVEEQGSWLQAD
- the ASPDH gene encoding aspartate dehydrogenase domain-containing protein isoform X2, with product MQTTEFKGMALDRVPRKVGIVGYGRLGQSLVSHLLTQGPELGLELVFVWNRDAGRMAGSVPPSLQLQNLAALGERHPDVVVEVAHPKIIQESGAEILRYANLLVGSPSALADQATERQLLEASHRWGHAVFVARGALWGAEDITRLDEAGGLQSLRVTMATHPDGFRLEGPLATMRSTGPRAVLYEGPVRGLCPHAPRNSNTMAAAALAAPSLGFDRVIGVLVADFSLKNVHVVDVELSGPPGPTGRTFAVHTHRENPAEPGAVTGSATVTTFWRSLVGCCQLPSKPGIHLC
- the ASPDH gene encoding aspartate dehydrogenase domain-containing protein isoform X1 gives rise to the protein MQTTEFKGMALDRVPRKVGIVGYGRLGAVCSQARPLPSLVLAHPNVKQDKPPSSFPSQARVKHDRPPQTQGTLGAGGDPIPLQAFPASVPSPRHPDVVVEVAHPKIIQESGAEILRYANLLVGSPSALADQATERQLLEASHRWGHAVFVARGALWGAEDITRLDEAGGLQSLRVTMATHPDGFRLEGPLATMRSTGPRAVLYEGPVRGLCPHAPRNSNTMAAAALAAPSLGFDRVIGVLVADFSLKNVHVVDVELSGPPGPTGRTFAVHTHRENPAEPGAVTGSATVTTFWRSLVGCCQLPSKPGIHLC